One window of the Zea mays cultivar B73 chromosome 3, Zm-B73-REFERENCE-NAM-5.0, whole genome shotgun sequence genome contains the following:
- the LOC103650495 gene encoding WPP domain-associated protein isoform X1 — MEAAADLLEYELQREISGILIQNYVCGLRQEYEMKLWEHRNCISALNRNWAEKVSEITALRDELRDVLCTSEPATHHHHHRSHGSLEDETIIAKTEGDSEPPVTEKSSESTLEIPDFSLLKHMHGEEITSFLRTEWLKLRRQHESELHEKTEELFRVKREHAKEKASLPLKKERELELHRSKLLQTIARLGEIASRKEESCSDCNEDEEMCRLKDRIGVLLQENNRLRGLLADKKQEVKHLSLQVSDSRSKIAQYSLPESKLSNNCEKLRAELEDFKIERHLNDLLDSSVFREVCHNYEDQICDLNQEGSFLRDLLDEKEDQLSIMYEDRQKLKHENDQLVSIAGSIIQHHDQANLVHDELMIYKEKLCEQELLILESKGEYNSMKRCLYEAMQQIQVCKQEILGLTENLTSMSIALEKAKEQNASLDATIREMKKTPGQSIGSHWGQTGEFDLTSMEKLSKTCSDFESRLVETMKRNETRLTSIVCQFSPLVQQVALLRKKEFWYKQILEIKCSNLWKAEAEVDVLGDEVDTLLSVLGKIYIALDHYSPVLKHYPGVTEILMLVQKVLKGESV; from the exons ATGGAGGCGGCCGCCGACCTG CTGGAGTACGAGCTGCAGAGGGAGATCTCCGGCATCTTGATTCAGAACTACGTCTGCGGTTTGCGCCAGGAGTATGAGATGAAGTTGTGGGAGCACCGGAACTGCATCAGCGCTCTGAACAGGAACTGGGCGGAAAAGGTTTCTGAGATCACGGCGCTGCGAGACGAGCTTCGCGATGTTCTCTGTACTTCTGAACCTGCTACTCATCATCACCATCACCGCTCCCACGGGAGTCTAGAAGACGAGACGATCATTGCGAAGACGGAAGGTGACAGTGAGCCTCCGGTAACAGAGAAATCTTCTGAGTCTACGCTCGAGATCCCAGATTTTTCCCTCCTGAAGCACATGCACGGCGAAGAAATCACGAGTTTTCTCAGGACAGAATGGCTaaagctgcgaaggcagcacgagTCCGAGCTTCACGAGAAGACAGAGGAGCTGTTCAGGGTGAAAAGGGAACACGCAAAGGAGAAAGCTTCGTTGCCTCTTAAGAAAGAGCGGGAGCTTGAGCTCCACAGGTCGAAGCTGCTACAGACCATCGCTAGGCTGGGCGAGATAGCCTCCAGGAAAGAGGAATCTTGCTCTGACTGCAACGAGGATGAGGAGATGTGCAGATTGAAGGACAGGATCGGCGTGCTACTACAAGAAAACAATCGTCTCCGAGGCTTGCTGGCTGATAAGAAGCAGGAGGTTAAACATCTCTCTTTGCAAGTGTCAGATTCAAGGAGCAAAATAGCCCAGTACTCACTGCCAGAGTCAAAACTGTCGAATAATTGTGAGAAGCTTAGGGCTGAACTTGAAGATTTTAAGATAGAGAGGCACTTGAACGATTTATTGGACTCATCTGTATTCAGGGAAGTTTGTCACAATTATGAGGATCAGATATGTGATTTGAATCAGGAGGGATCCTTCCTCAGAGACCTGCTTGATGAAAAAGAAGACCAGCTAAGTATCATGTACGAAGATAGACAGAAGCTCAAGCATGAAAACGATCAACTCGTATCGATTGCAGGGTCAATTATACAGCATCATGACCAAGCCAACTTGGTTCATGACGAGCTTATGATATATAAGGAGAAATTGTGCGAGCAAGAACTTTTGATATTGGAGTCAAAGGGCGAATATAACTCCATGAAAAGGTGCCTGTATGAGGCTATGCAGCAAATCCAGGTATGCAAGCAAGAAATTCTAGGCCTGACTGAGAATTTAACTTCTATGTCTATTGCTTTGGAGAAAGCCAAGGAACAGAATGCCTCACTTGACGCCACAATCCGAGAGATGAAGAAAACACCAGGGCAAAGCATTGGCAGTCATTGGGGGCAAACTGGGGAATTTGATCTTACCAGTATGGAGAAGTTATCAAAGACATGTAGTGACTTCGAAAGCAGATTAGTAGAAACAATGAAAAGAAATGAAACCAG GTTGACTAGTATAGTTTGTCAGTTTAGCCCACTGGTGCAGCAAGTTGCTCTCTTAAGGAAAAAAGAATTCTGGTATAAGCAAATACTCGAGATTAAATGCTCAAATCTTTGGAAAGCAGAAGCCGAG GTTGATGTACTTGGTGATGAGGTTGACACCCTTCTAAGTGTGCTGGGAAAAATTTATATTGCACTCGACCATTATTCGCCAGTTTTGAAGCATTACCCTGGG GTTACAGAGATTTTGATGCTTGTGCAGAAGGTGTTGAAAGGAGAAAGCGTTTAA
- the LOC103650495 gene encoding WPP domain-associated protein isoform X2: MEAAADLLEYELQREISGILIQNYVCGLRQEYEMKLWEHRNCISALNRNWAEKVSEITALRDELRDVLCTSEPATHHHHHRSHGSLEDETIIAKTEGDSEPPVTEKSSESTLEIPDFSLLKHMHGEEITSFLRTEWLKLRRQHESELHEKTEELFRVKREHAKEKASLPLKKERELELHRSKLLQTIARLGEIASRKEESCSDCNEDEEMCRLKDRIGVLLQENNRLRGLLADKKQEVKHLSLQVSDSRSKIAQYSLPESKLSNNCEKLRAELEDFKIERHLNDLLDSSVFREVCHNYEDQICDLNQEGSFLRDLLDEKEDQLSIMYEDRQKLKHENDQLVSIAGSIIQHHDQANLVHDELMIYKEKLCEQELLILESKGEYNSMKRCLYEAMQQIQVCKQEILGLTENLTSMSIALEKAKEQNASLDATIREMKKTPGQSIGSHWGQTGEFDLTSMEKLSKTCSDFESRLVETMKRNETRLTSIVCQFSPLVQQVALLRKKEFWYKQILEIKCSNLWKAEAEVDVLGDEVDTLLSVLGKIYIALDHYSPVLKHYPGVRLQRF; encoded by the exons ATGGAGGCGGCCGCCGACCTG CTGGAGTACGAGCTGCAGAGGGAGATCTCCGGCATCTTGATTCAGAACTACGTCTGCGGTTTGCGCCAGGAGTATGAGATGAAGTTGTGGGAGCACCGGAACTGCATCAGCGCTCTGAACAGGAACTGGGCGGAAAAGGTTTCTGAGATCACGGCGCTGCGAGACGAGCTTCGCGATGTTCTCTGTACTTCTGAACCTGCTACTCATCATCACCATCACCGCTCCCACGGGAGTCTAGAAGACGAGACGATCATTGCGAAGACGGAAGGTGACAGTGAGCCTCCGGTAACAGAGAAATCTTCTGAGTCTACGCTCGAGATCCCAGATTTTTCCCTCCTGAAGCACATGCACGGCGAAGAAATCACGAGTTTTCTCAGGACAGAATGGCTaaagctgcgaaggcagcacgagTCCGAGCTTCACGAGAAGACAGAGGAGCTGTTCAGGGTGAAAAGGGAACACGCAAAGGAGAAAGCTTCGTTGCCTCTTAAGAAAGAGCGGGAGCTTGAGCTCCACAGGTCGAAGCTGCTACAGACCATCGCTAGGCTGGGCGAGATAGCCTCCAGGAAAGAGGAATCTTGCTCTGACTGCAACGAGGATGAGGAGATGTGCAGATTGAAGGACAGGATCGGCGTGCTACTACAAGAAAACAATCGTCTCCGAGGCTTGCTGGCTGATAAGAAGCAGGAGGTTAAACATCTCTCTTTGCAAGTGTCAGATTCAAGGAGCAAAATAGCCCAGTACTCACTGCCAGAGTCAAAACTGTCGAATAATTGTGAGAAGCTTAGGGCTGAACTTGAAGATTTTAAGATAGAGAGGCACTTGAACGATTTATTGGACTCATCTGTATTCAGGGAAGTTTGTCACAATTATGAGGATCAGATATGTGATTTGAATCAGGAGGGATCCTTCCTCAGAGACCTGCTTGATGAAAAAGAAGACCAGCTAAGTATCATGTACGAAGATAGACAGAAGCTCAAGCATGAAAACGATCAACTCGTATCGATTGCAGGGTCAATTATACAGCATCATGACCAAGCCAACTTGGTTCATGACGAGCTTATGATATATAAGGAGAAATTGTGCGAGCAAGAACTTTTGATATTGGAGTCAAAGGGCGAATATAACTCCATGAAAAGGTGCCTGTATGAGGCTATGCAGCAAATCCAGGTATGCAAGCAAGAAATTCTAGGCCTGACTGAGAATTTAACTTCTATGTCTATTGCTTTGGAGAAAGCCAAGGAACAGAATGCCTCACTTGACGCCACAATCCGAGAGATGAAGAAAACACCAGGGCAAAGCATTGGCAGTCATTGGGGGCAAACTGGGGAATTTGATCTTACCAGTATGGAGAAGTTATCAAAGACATGTAGTGACTTCGAAAGCAGATTAGTAGAAACAATGAAAAGAAATGAAACCAG GTTGACTAGTATAGTTTGTCAGTTTAGCCCACTGGTGCAGCAAGTTGCTCTCTTAAGGAAAAAAGAATTCTGGTATAAGCAAATACTCGAGATTAAATGCTCAAATCTTTGGAAAGCAGAAGCCGAG GTTGATGTACTTGGTGATGAGGTTGACACCCTTCTAAGTGTGCTGGGAAAAATTTATATTGCACTCGACCATTATTCGCCAGTTTTGAAGCATTACCCTGGGGTAAG GTTACAGAGATTTTGA